The genomic interval AGCGTGGCTAGCAGGCCTTGGTAGTGAGCGGGACGGGAGATGTAGTCGTCCCAGATGTCGGCGGGTGGGGTGGTGATTGTTTGTGGGTGGAAGAGGTTGGGGTTTGCGTCGATCCAGCGGAGGTCGTCGGTGAAGTTGTTGAACTCAGGCGTTGCTGGGTTGATGACGATGTAGGGGTCGAGGCTTGGGGGTATGTGTTCTACGTAGTCGATGACGCGGGTGCGGCGGGCGCGTTCTTCGGGCGTGATGGTTTCGGTTTGGTCGAAGCGGGCCAGCACGTTGATTAGACGCATGGCGGGTTGGGTAGGTTCGTCGCCGATGGAGGTGTTTTGGCGGCGTAGTGCTTCTTGTTTGAGTGTTTCTGCTGCGGCTTTCATCCGCCCCGCGGTTTGGGCGCCGATACCTTGCACGGTGGTGAGGATGGAGGTGTGTGTTTTTAGGACGTCGGCGACGGTTGCGACGTGGATGGAATCGAGGGATCCAAAGCGCAGGCGGTGGTCGGTAGCCATGCGTAGGGCATCAACGGGGAGTTGTTCGAGGAGTATCTGTACGCGGAGCTCGTTGATGGATGTGAGGTGTTTCTCGGCTTCGCTTTTCAGCCGGTATTCGGAGTTAGGATCTTGGGCGTAGCGTTGGACTACCCGGCGCGCTTGGGCAAGGGTATGTCCGTCCCAGGGTTCGGCACCGAATCCAGCGATACCGAGGGCTGAGGCGAGTACCTGTTGTGCGCGTTCGATGTAGCGCTCTCCCACTCCATGAATACCTGGGAAAAGTGCAACGCCTTGTTGTTGGCGGGTGCGGGCAGCGTGGACGCCCTCGAGCATGCGGGAGACTTCGTGGGTGGTAGATGAAATCTCGTCGAGTTTGACCATGAGGTCGAAGACAGCTTGGTCGCCGGCTTGGACCTTGGTGGGGTTGAATAGTCTGCGGAACATGCCGCCTTGGCCCTCGTTGATGATCTGGCATAGGCGTGGGATCGAAGCGACTGATGCGACGTAATCGGTAAGGGTGGCTTCTGCATTCATGCCGTCTAGAAAGACGTTGACATACAGGTTGTCAGGCCAGGTGATGTTGCGGGATGGGATCAGATAGGTATCGGTGCCGAGTGTCCCGTTGTCCCCTACTGTGGCCGTTCCGGGTGTTTTCAACAGTCGGAGCACGTTGTTTGCTTGTTCGGCAAGGTTGATTGTGTGCTGTGCTCTATCTAGCAGTGCAGAGATTTGTGCCCGGTCCATAGCGTTTGATTCTGCCATTAACGCTATTGAACCGGGCGGGAAAAGCTTTTAGACCTTCAGTTCTGGGTGGTAGTCCTTCATGCGAAGAACCTTGTTTGTTCTATTCGCCAGGGTGGAGATGGCGAGCATCAGTGCCCAGATGAAGAGCAGTACCCAGATTGCTTGTATGAAGCGTGGGTCGTTGGATGGGGTTTCGTTGAAGATCATTTGGCGCACGAGGTTGACTGCGTAGGTGATCGGGTCGTAGGTGTGGAACCAGTGGAAGAATGCTGGCTGGGTTTCTGGTGGGTATAGGCCACCGGAGGAGACTAGCTGGAAGGACATCATCACGATGGACAGCACACGGCCTGCGGAGGGTCCTGCCACGTTGTTGAACATATGGGTAATGGAGATGAATACCCATGAGATGGCGACCATCGCCATCCACAGTCCAGCTGGGTGAGCTGGATTGAGGTCGAGCAGGAAGTACAGTACTGCCCACATGATGGTTGCTTGGCCAAGGCCTAAGACTGTTGATGGAAGGTAGCTTGCCAGGGTGCCTCGGAAGCCTCCCATGCGGGAGTCGAGTGCGCGGCGACTGATTGGGTGCAGGATCATCCAGGCAACGGTTGCTCCCATGAACAGGCCGACAGCCATGAAGAATGGTGCGAGACCAATACCGAAGAGCGGTGTGGTGTCTCCTGCTTGTTCTGTTTCAACTGGGGTTGCGATGGTGGTGTCTGCGCCGTCAGCGAAGGTTGGTACTTGGCTTGCGCCGTCGGTGAGTTTGAGGGCGAGTTCGCTGGAGCCTTCATCAAGCTGGACGGTGCCGTCGCGCAGTGCTTGTGCGCCAACAACTAGCTGTTCGGAACCTGCGGCCAATTGGCTGGTGCCATCAGCGAGGGTGCGTGCACCGATGCTGAGTTGGCTGGATCCGTCTTTCAGGGTTTGCAGGCCGGCTGCTAGTTGCTGGGATGCGCTCACAGCGGAGTCCACGCCGGAGCGGTAGGTGCTGGAGGGATCAGATAGTTCAGAGGCAATGGTGGCTGCGCCGTCGCGCAGGGTGATCAACTGAGAGTTGATGTCTGGAACATAGGCGGTCAGTGGTGCTACTTGGTCGACAAGTTGGCCCACGCCATCTGAAACCTGGGTTGCGCCTTGGCCTAGTTGGGCGGTGCCCGCAGACAGGCTGGATAGACCGTCGGCGAGCGTTTGGCTGCCTGTAGCCGCGGAGCCGAGGCCGGTGTCGAGCTGGCTGGCGCCGTCGGCAAGCGATTGCGCACCCTCATTGGCACTTGCGATGCCGTCGCGCAGGGTGACCGCGCCGTCGGCAAGCTGAACTGCACCGTCGTTGGCGGAACCGACGCCATCGCTGAGCGTAGTGGCACCTTCGGCGGCTTGGTTCATGCCGTCGCCCAAGGTGGAGAAACCGACGAGCATGTTATCCACAATGCGGACGCCGAATTCCGTGTCCATGGTCTCCACAACAGTGTTGACCACCTGGTTGCCCAGCATGGAGGCAATGAAGCCGTTGCTGTTGTTGAATACCGCGTTGACGGTTGCTGGCGCGGGTGAATCGCTGGTCACGCTGGCAATAGAATCGCTGAAGTTCTTCGGAATTTCAATGCCGAAGTAGTAGGTGCCGTCGTTGATTCCCTCGCGGGCTTCCTCGGCGCTGACTTCAATGAATTTGATGTCGTCTTGCTCCAGGAGGTTCTCCACCACCTGGGCGCCGGCATCGAGTTCACCTTCGTCCTGATTGACCACGGCCACGGGAAGCTTGGACAAGCCACCGATGGGGTCATAGTAGGCAGAAACAAAGACGCCGCCGAAAAGCAACGGCAGCAACATGACCACAACAAACCCCAATGGTGGGAGTTTTCCGCGGCCAAATCGTTTCAGTTCTGAGCCAAAGTGTAAAAATGCCATTAGTTTCCAGCCCCCGTAATGGTCAAAGCGGTATCGGCCAAGGAATCAAAATCTGGGTTGGTGGATACCACGACCACAGGGAGATCCTCTGCAACGCCTTTCAATGCGTGCAACACCTCCGCACGCAATTCCATGCTGCGCACTTGATCGGGATCATCCACGACCAACAGTTGCGCCTCTGGCCGCGCCAGCAGCGCCAGCGCGATGCGCAGCTTAAAACGCTCGAGCACGCTGAGGTCGCCGATTAAGGTTTTAGGGTTCAGGTTCAGGCCAAGATGCTTTTCGACGTCAACCCACCGTCCCGAATCACTAATATCCCTGGGCACCATCAGGTACCAAGGGCTTGACCAAGCGAGTTGTTCACGGACAACGGTGCGCACAGTGACAAGTCGCTCGAGTGAATCGATTTCAGGGATGCCCGCCAAAGCCACATGCTTGGCCAGCTTGGTTGCCTTGATGGGTTCGCCGTTTAATTCGATGGTTCCGGTGGAGGCGCGCATGCGGCCGGAAAGTACCAAAGAAAAGGAACTGGATTGGGATTCGCGCCCGGTGCTCAGCAAAGTGAGTCCGCTGTCTGGAGCTATCTCAACATCGGCGAAGGGTGTGTCGCGGATGGAGAGCCCAGAGCTTCTCAAAAGAGGGGTATTCATGTATCTTCTTCCGTAAGTGGAGGAAACACTATCAGTTATCGTAGGCTATTTTAGGACCACCACCACCCCCGCTGTCAACTAGAGGACAACAACATGAGAGCAGACGCACTAAAACGCCGCGAACACATCATAACCACAACCTGCAATCTCTACCGCACACACCATCACGATTCGCTCACCATGGAAAACATTGCAGAACAGGCAGGAGTGGGTGTTGCAACTTTATACCGAAACTTCCCCGATCGCTTCACACTGGACATGGCATGCGCCCAATACCTTTTCAACGTGGTGATCTCCCTCCAACTCCAAGCCATCAGCACCTTCCCCACCGACCCAGAAGGCGTGTGGACCTCCTTCAACCAACTACTTTTCGACCGCGGCCTAGGCTCCCTCGTCCCAGCACTTGCCCCAGAATCCTTAGACGACCTCCCCGACGAGGTCTCCGCCCTGCGTCGCACCACAGAGAAAAACACCACAACACTCATCAACCTAGCCAAGCAGCACGGACTCGTACACCACGACATCGCGCCGGGCACCTACATCGTCGGTTTGATCACCATTTCCCGCCCACCTATCACCG from Corynebacterium glutamicum ATCC 13032 carries:
- a CDS encoding YhgE/Pip domain-containing protein, whose product is MAFLHFGSELKRFGRGKLPPLGFVVVMLLPLLFGGVFVSAYYDPIGGLSKLPVAVVNQDEGELDAGAQVVENLLEQDDIKFIEVSAEEAREGINDGTYYFGIEIPKNFSDSIASVTSDSPAPATVNAVFNNSNGFIASMLGNQVVNTVVETMDTEFGVRIVDNMLVGFSTLGDGMNQAAEGATTLSDGVGSANDGAVQLADGAVTLRDGIASANEGAQSLADGASQLDTGLGSAATGSQTLADGLSSLSAGTAQLGQGATQVSDGVGQLVDQVAPLTAYVPDINSQLITLRDGAATIASELSDPSSTYRSGVDSAVSASQQLAAGLQTLKDGSSQLSIGARTLADGTSQLAAGSEQLVVGAQALRDGTVQLDEGSSELALKLTDGASQVPTFADGADTTIATPVETEQAGDTTPLFGIGLAPFFMAVGLFMGATVAWMILHPISRRALDSRMGGFRGTLASYLPSTVLGLGQATIMWAVLYFLLDLNPAHPAGLWMAMVAISWVFISITHMFNNVAGPSAGRVLSIVMMSFQLVSSGGLYPPETQPAFFHWFHTYDPITYAVNLVRQMIFNETPSNDPRFIQAIWVLLFIWALMLAISTLANRTNKVLRMKDYHPELKV
- a CDS encoding TetR/AcrR family transcriptional regulator, which gives rise to MRADALKRREHIITTTCNLYRTHHHDSLTMENIAEQAGVGVATLYRNFPDRFTLDMACAQYLFNVVISLQLQAISTFPTDPEGVWTSFNQLLFDRGLGSLVPALAPESLDDLPDEVSALRRTTEKNTTTLINLAKQHGLVHHDIAPGTYIVGLITISRPPITALATISENSHKALLGLYLSGLKHGMMANIGEHDGKS